Within the Gossypium raimondii isolate GPD5lz chromosome 12, ASM2569854v1, whole genome shotgun sequence genome, the region AAATGTGGGTATTAGGGGAAGGTTGGAAAAGAGAGGATATGACGGATAGTTCAGTCATAACGAAAGGGTGTCCTACTCCTATTTCTTGTGCTAGTGAACTTTTAAGGGGTTGTTGTTCATACTTCACATGTTATCTATGTATTTGTTTCGGACTCTTTAGAGTTTAATCGATCTATTGATGTTGTAGGTATGAATTGTCATGTATGGAGATTGAATGTGTGACTTGCAAATAGCAGATGTCTAATCTATGTCAGGCGGGTGGTCCTTTGATTTGATTTGGGTTCGAAGGCCTTATGCTCGTGGATATTTAAGTTAACTAACAAGATTAAGAGTCATGGGAAGTGGGTTCATGGGGTATAGATATAACAAGGTTGAATcaattttgcatttttattttcggttcaagaatatgtaaaatattaaaactaaaatattttatttaaaataataagataaaaaaaaaaaaaaggaaccaaaacataaagaacaaaatccaaaaatgtttgttagaaaataaaataaataagatggttgttttttttttttagtttttatttttgtcattttctaATTTCCTTGACAAATGTCACTGAAACATCAAAGTCaattaaaagtttcaaaataagGATTATGAAGGTAAAACTGAAAGAACCTGTAATCAACTATTATCATTATTCTGCATGAGAAAAACTACAGTACAGTTTAATACTGACTGAACAGGAAAAATAGCAGAATATATCACGTAGAAACTTGGAGAAGCATAATCTGGTCCTGGGAATCATGTCTAGGTTCCACCTTGAATCTCTGAGACACTGAAGAATTGGCTGCTTCAACTGGGTCACTGATTTTCACCTCATATTCTCCATGAAAAAGGGAGGCCTCAAAGAAACCAGCAGCATCCGTTTTGCCTTCTACCGTGGCCTTGATTCCCCATTCTTTCAACAGCTTGTCCACAACATCCCCAGTCGCCAAGTTCTTGAAATTATTATCAGTCAAGCACATACGGTAACATCCGTTTGGGTTCCAGGCAGACCATATTATCATTCCGCTAACACCAGGGTGGCTATGTCCTTCTCTCAAAACTTGTTCCAAATACATTGCCTgcttatatatgataaaaaataaaaaataaaaaaagcccCACAAAATTGCTTATATTTGAATGCTCATGGTGTGTTAATATTGTTGAACTCGAAAGTTACCTGATTGGAGCCGCTCTGCACATCTATTTCCGTTAGCCAAATGGGCAAATTGGTGGCAGCTAGAGTGTCAAGAGAAGATCTTATGTAAGGGAGGCTTGGGACGTCAAAATGGCACTCTAGGCCAATAGCCATTCGCTTAGCTTCGGCACCCATGAaagtttgaatatttttcagtttttcaAGGTATTTAGCCGGCGTTGATGCAGCATCTCCCTTCTGCTCTAGGGTATTGAATTCATTCATAAACAAAGGTATGGAGTGATCGATACCGGCAGCCATTTTGTAGAAGGTGGCGGAAGCATCTGGGCCGAGCTTACTTTCGAAGAAATTAGAGTGCAAATTCTCATTAACAACGTCCCACCCGATTACTTGACCCTTATATTTAGTCATGATTGAGTTAATCCTTTTGTTAGCTGCTGCCGAAAGGTCGTTGGGTTGGAGAGAGGGCACCCAATTTGGTTGGTAATGAGGATCATCCCAGAAAATGTTGTGTCCTCGTACCGCAATATTGTGTTGTTTCATTAATGTCATTATGGAATCTGGGAGCGAATAATCTTCCTTTCCTCGGACTGGTTCGGTGGTGTACCATTTCATTTCGTTCTCGAAGGTTGTATGGGTAAACCTGGAAGTGAACCAGTTTTGGTAGCCAACGTTGTCGAGGATGCCCTTGTTTACAGCACAACCGATTGGTTTCCCTGAAGCCTTTTGGTGGATGGAAATCTTGGAGTTCACTACGGGATTCCCTTCTGCTTCCACACGGATTCTTACCCTTCTCTTTGTCTGCAAAATTAGACCCTCCATCCATTATGacttacttattacttctcTGATCTCTCTATATTGTATATATTACCAGTCCCAGTAGAGTGACTGACCTTCTCAATGCTTTCAACATGATGAGACATCCACTCTTCTTGAGTGAATGGTTGCAAGGAGACGCTATCCACCCAGACTTCAACCGAGGTGTTATCGGTCTGAAGAAATCAGTGAGTTACAGAATCTTGGAATTTGGAAATATATAACTCTAGAAAGGAAATCCCTATGAAATAGTTACCTCAAAGAAAAGCTCAGCAGGGCCTGAAGCATCCACAGTGAGGCCACCTTTGAGCATAGACCAACACTTGGACTCGGCAACTGTTTCAGCAGCGCGCTTCAACCCGGTAACTGTTCTAAAGACTGCCCTCACGAGAGCTTTCTCTTCACTCACTTGAACCCAAGCTTCATTTACCCACCCAcagaataaaaaatacataagtgTCCAATACATACATGTTGGACATAGGTGTAtgccaaatataaatattgaataaaagaattttGGATAACATAGATAATACCAGAGAAGGTATAGAGCTTGCCGTTCTCCAAAAAAAGCTTCTGAGAGACACTGTCCTGGAAATGGTTCCGTTTACCAGCCACAACGAATTTGTTGCCATCTGATTCATTTCGATGTTCAATTACGGCATTCCCAAATGTAGACCATCCTATCAAACCCTCATTTAACTCTGGGTTCTTAATCATGCCTCCGCCATACTGAGCTTTATGAGGTTGTGCCAAACACTAGAGTTTTTCCCAAGAAAATAACTATTAGTGTTATTATCATGAAATgtacaagtaaataaaatatccaAAGGGAAAACTTAAAATACCTCAATGCTGGCTGTATAATCATAGGACAATGCATCCACTTTGACGAGTCCTGAAAACAGCGGGCTCCAAACTTAGTCGTATCCTTTTTTGTAATTTCCTTATTATGAACATCAACAATATTTTACCCTGAAATATACCATTGGCTCTAATAACCAAACCTGACAAAAGGATCGATAATGGTAAGAACAGAAGCACACTCTCTTTCTGCCAAAGCTCCATTGCTGTGTCTTCTTTTACCCTGAAATAAAGTCAAATCAATCGCATAACTAAAGAAATACTTGAAAACTAATAGTCCATACCTGAGACTGAATGTAAGCTTCGATTAGGATTGGGTGAGAAAATCAAGGCTGAAGGGCTATACACACACACATTGTGTATATACACACACATTTACATACAGTTCTGGAAACACACCTGTG harbors:
- the LOC105762769 gene encoding endo-1,4-beta-xylanase 5-like yields the protein MELWQKESVLLFLPLSILLSGLVKVDALSYDYTASIECLAQPHKAQYGGGMIKNPELNEGLIGWSTFGNAVIEHRNESDGNKFVVAGKRNHFQDSVSQKLFLENGKLYTFSAWVQVSEEKALVRAVFRTVTGLKRAAETVAESKCWSMLKGGLTVDASGPAELFFETDNTSVEVWVDSVSLQPFTQEEWMSHHVESIEKTKRRVRIRVEAEGNPVVNSKISIHQKASGKPIGCAVNKGILDNVGYQNWFTSRFTHTTFENEMKWYTTEPVRGKEDYSLPDSIMTLMKQHNIAVRGHNIFWDDPHYQPNWVPSLQPNDLSAAANKRINSIMTKYKGQVIGWDVVNENLHSNFFESKLGPDASATFYKMAAGIDHSIPLFMNEFNTLEQKGDAASTPAKYLEKLKNIQTFMGAEAKRMAIGLECHFDVPSLPYIRSSLDTLAATNLPIWLTEIDVQSGSNQAMYLEQVLREGHSHPGVSGMIIWSAWNPNGCYRMCLTDNNFKNLATGDVVDKLLKEWGIKATVEGKTDAAGFFEASLFHGEYEVKISDPVEAANSSVSQRFKVEPRHDSQDQIMLLQVST